A DNA window from Paenibacillus andongensis contains the following coding sequences:
- a CDS encoding sensor histidine kinase has translation MMKYANRPIFKSIRFKLIFGIVILIVPLLGLLFYNNYYAMNVVRNQVANSNKSLLSLYLNQIDRNLDEVDNYLLNNASLETDIISLDYPAEDINAWYYFSKIRLQNKMDTDINNYKSIDLFFIYSGINQELITTKIPGETYNERRILESGILQLIQNSQTMNSISNEKWLVQKINNQYYLYHLIKTGNSYIGAMVESSRIMVPLNLIELGKSGVSLLMTDKYEPMSNEEFIKDNHIQLEDQTNTYKLVGESNDYLQVSEKSTKGQFSLLILVPVSTILERLPDLLKISSLILLGLFVLLPVCYVFIRKVILLPINRIVVAMRKVRDGYLEDRIELYTTSSEFELMHETFNTMISQITDLKINVYEEQLISQKAELKHLQLQINPHFFLNSLNIIYSLAQLKDYEVIQEMSLCLVQYLRFMFRSNLKFITLIEEIEHTNNYLRIQVMRFPENFNYNIVVADSLMEALVPPLSIQTFVENTIKYAVSMEERIQLGIQIERIEEEGQPYLRVVITDTGVGFPPDVLEGTKTEADMTDGQEEHIGIWNVRRRLKLLYQDQAKLVLSNNEHGGARVEIYLPLRLKE, from the coding sequence ATGATGAAATATGCAAATAGGCCCATATTTAAATCTATAAGATTCAAACTCATTTTTGGCATTGTTATCCTGATTGTTCCATTACTTGGTTTGTTATTTTACAATAATTATTATGCAATGAATGTGGTTCGCAATCAGGTTGCGAACTCAAATAAGAGCCTTCTGTCGTTATATTTGAACCAAATTGATCGGAATTTAGATGAAGTGGATAACTATCTCCTGAATAATGCATCACTTGAAACGGATATCATCAGTCTAGATTATCCAGCTGAAGATATAAATGCATGGTATTATTTTTCGAAAATTAGGCTGCAGAATAAAATGGATACCGACATTAATAATTATAAATCTATTGACCTTTTCTTCATTTACTCTGGTATTAATCAGGAGCTTATTACGACAAAGATTCCTGGAGAAACTTACAATGAACGAAGAATACTTGAGAGTGGAATTCTTCAACTCATACAGAACAGCCAGACGATGAATAGCATATCGAATGAGAAATGGCTGGTTCAAAAAATAAACAACCAGTATTATTTGTACCATTTGATTAAGACAGGGAATTCTTATATTGGTGCAATGGTTGAATCTTCACGAATCATGGTTCCTCTTAACTTGATCGAACTGGGTAAATCTGGGGTATCTCTCCTTATGACAGATAAATATGAACCCATGAGCAATGAGGAATTTATTAAGGATAATCATATTCAATTGGAGGATCAAACCAATACCTATAAACTTGTCGGTGAGTCGAATGATTATTTACAAGTCTCGGAAAAATCTACGAAAGGCCAATTTTCGTTATTAATATTGGTTCCAGTCAGCACCATTTTGGAGCGTCTTCCTGATCTTTTGAAAATTTCGTCTCTCATCCTGTTAGGATTATTCGTACTCCTACCTGTTTGCTATGTCTTCATTCGTAAGGTCATCCTACTTCCAATTAATCGGATTGTGGTGGCTATGCGTAAGGTACGTGATGGTTATTTGGAGGACCGAATCGAGCTGTATACTACGTCCTCTGAGTTCGAACTCATGCACGAAACCTTTAATACCATGATTTCGCAAATTACTGATTTAAAAATTAATGTCTATGAGGAGCAATTAATTAGTCAAAAAGCGGAGCTAAAGCATTTGCAGCTTCAGATTAATCCTCACTTTTTCCTTAATTCATTAAATATTATCTATAGTCTTGCTCAACTCAAAGATTATGAAGTCATTCAGGAAATGTCATTATGTTTGGTCCAATACTTGCGGTTTATGTTCCGAAGTAATTTGAAATTCATAACTCTTATTGAAGAAATAGAACATACGAATAATTATTTGAGAATTCAAGTGATGAGATTCCCAGAAAACTTTAATTACAACATCGTGGTTGCGGATTCTTTGATGGAGGCTCTTGTTCCGCCATTATCTATTCAAACCTTTGTTGAAAATACGATTAAATACGCCGTTAGCATGGAAGAACGGATTCAACTTGGTATTCAGATTGAGCGCATTGAAGAGGAAGGACAACCTTACTTAAGGGTTGTTATAACGGATACTGGAGTAGGGTTTCCGCCTGATGTACTAGAGGGTACGAAAACAGAAGCTGACATGACGGATGGGCAAGAAGAGCACATCGGAATTTGGAATGTCAGACGTCGATTGAAATTATTGTACCAAGATCAAGCGAAGCTCGTTTTGTCTAACAACGAACATGGTGGAGCGAGGGTAGAGATCTATCTTCCATTGAGATTGAAGGAATAA
- a CDS encoding response regulator translates to MYSILIVDDEVTAVSAVRSGVDWDKLSVRDVHVAYSVNQAKEVFNQHEIDVLICDIEMPQANGLELLTWVKEQYPSTESIFLTCHSDFVYAKKALQLGSIDYMLKPVRYHELEEVIQKATEKIEENREQRAFNESYMQYYNLWSVSQPILIERFWQDLFNRITPSNPHLIQEILEKQNIPYQKEQHFLPVLISVQRWYKELTMRDLKIMEYALRNAAEEMILKCYPNSQIIHIKNGTLLALLSNDLLQGMGFEPNELKKELELYIASCNRYFYCDLSCYIGKPMKIWEIVSSVDLLLQMETNNVTQNNKVFAANETTKNQESMNIISMDSWLELLKQGAYEAIFHETESYLNTWRQIPGLDARLLIEFHQSFTQILYHFIQVKGLQAHDVLTEHISAEQMAAAVRSVTDLQNWVKVSLQQAVNYCRTLEEKETVTDKVKWYIKQHLGQDISREDIAKHVHLHPDYLSRFFKKETGKSLVDYIFEERIHIAKELLAKTDMSVSGIAISIGYSNFSYFAKMFKRATQMNPQEFREYITSSHQSTSRP, encoded by the coding sequence ATGTATAGCATTTTGATTGTTGATGATGAGGTTACTGCGGTCAGCGCTGTACGATCCGGTGTTGACTGGGACAAGCTTTCGGTTAGAGACGTACACGTGGCATATAGTGTGAACCAAGCCAAAGAAGTATTCAATCAACACGAAATCGATGTGCTGATCTGTGATATTGAGATGCCGCAGGCTAATGGTTTGGAATTGTTGACATGGGTAAAGGAGCAATATCCATCCACGGAATCCATTTTTTTAACGTGTCATTCTGATTTCGTTTATGCCAAGAAGGCGCTACAACTAGGCAGTATTGATTATATGTTAAAGCCTGTACGATATCATGAGCTTGAAGAGGTCATTCAAAAAGCAACGGAGAAAATTGAAGAGAATAGAGAACAACGCGCTTTCAATGAATCCTACATGCAGTACTACAATTTGTGGTCTGTGAGCCAGCCTATACTGATAGAACGGTTCTGGCAGGATTTATTTAATCGGATCACTCCTTCCAATCCGCATCTAATCCAAGAGATTTTGGAGAAACAAAACATCCCGTATCAGAAGGAGCAGCACTTTCTCCCCGTTTTAATTAGTGTACAGCGTTGGTACAAGGAATTGACCATGCGCGATCTTAAAATTATGGAGTACGCGCTTCGCAACGCAGCAGAAGAAATGATATTGAAGTGTTATCCCAACAGTCAAATTATCCATATTAAGAATGGAACTCTATTAGCCTTACTTTCGAACGATTTGCTGCAAGGAATGGGTTTTGAGCCGAATGAGCTAAAGAAAGAACTTGAATTGTACATTGCTTCCTGCAACCGATATTTTTATTGTGACTTGTCCTGTTATATCGGAAAACCGATGAAGATTTGGGAAATCGTCAGTAGCGTTGACTTATTACTGCAGATGGAGACGAACAATGTCACTCAAAACAATAAAGTATTTGCTGCCAACGAAACTACAAAAAATCAGGAATCTATGAACATCATATCCATGGACAGTTGGTTGGAATTGTTGAAGCAGGGGGCCTATGAAGCCATATTCCATGAAACAGAGTCTTATTTAAATACTTGGCGACAAATACCAGGGCTTGATGCTCGTTTATTAATAGAGTTTCATCAAAGCTTTACTCAGATTTTGTATCATTTCATACAGGTAAAAGGTTTGCAGGCTCATGATGTTCTTACCGAGCATATATCAGCGGAGCAAATGGCGGCCGCGGTGCGTTCCGTGACAGATCTTCAGAACTGGGTCAAAGTTTCCTTGCAACAGGCTGTTAACTACTGTCGTACTTTAGAAGAGAAGGAGACAGTAACGGATAAAGTGAAGTGGTACATTAAACAACATTTAGGACAAGATATTTCTCGAGAAGACATAGCGAAGCATGTACATCTACACCCAGATTACTTATCGAGATTTTTCAAGAAAGAGACGGGCAAGTCACTTGTTGACTATATCTTTGAGGAACGCATTCATATTGCTAAGGAGCTGCTGGCCAAGACGGATATGTCAGTCAGCGGTATAGCCATTAGCATAGGATATAGCAACTTTTCTTATTTTGCCAAAATGTTCAAAAGAGCAACACAGATGAATCCTCAAGAGTTTCGCGAATATATAACATCGAGCCATCAATCAACATCTCGTCCATGA
- a CDS encoding ABC transporter permease translates to MTSLSSRGHFSKIKKYRALFLMVLPGIIYLVINNYLPMFGMIIAFKDLNFAKGILGSDWIGLKNFEYLFKTNDAYIITRNTILYNMVFIVLDLIVAVSLAILLNELRKKVLSRFYQSVLLLPYLISSVIVGYLVFSLLSMESGFINKSILPMLGLGEMNWYNEPKYWPYILTLVQVWKHAGYLCVIYLAAIIGIDQEYYEAATIDGANKFQQIIRVTIPLITPVIVIMTLLQIGKIFHSEFGLFYQVPLDSGMLMPTTNVIDTYVYRALLKNGDIGMSSAAGLYQSVVGFVLVLVSNVVVRKLNRENALF, encoded by the coding sequence ATGACATCATTGTCAAGCAGGGGCCATTTCAGCAAAATAAAAAAATATAGAGCACTATTTCTTATGGTTCTGCCGGGTATTATTTATCTGGTGATTAACAATTACTTACCCATGTTCGGTATGATTATTGCTTTTAAGGATCTTAATTTTGCAAAAGGTATTCTAGGAAGCGACTGGATTGGGCTTAAAAATTTTGAATACTTATTCAAAACGAACGATGCTTATATTATCACTAGAAATACTATCCTTTATAACATGGTTTTTATTGTTTTGGATTTAATTGTTGCCGTATCTTTGGCCATTCTTTTGAACGAATTAAGAAAAAAGGTGCTATCACGTTTTTATCAAAGCGTGCTATTGCTACCGTATTTGATCTCCTCGGTTATCGTTGGTTACCTCGTTTTCTCGCTGCTCAGTATGGAGAGTGGTTTTATTAATAAGAGCATTTTGCCGATGCTGGGCCTTGGTGAAATGAACTGGTATAACGAACCGAAATATTGGCCTTATATCCTTACATTGGTGCAAGTCTGGAAGCATGCAGGTTATCTGTGTGTGATCTATTTGGCGGCAATTATTGGAATCGATCAAGAATATTACGAAGCTGCTACTATTGACGGAGCCAATAAATTTCAACAGATCATTCGGGTAACAATTCCATTAATCACACCGGTTATTGTCATCATGACATTATTACAGATTGGGAAGATTTTTCATTCCGAGTTTGGATTGTTTTATCAGGTACCTCTCGATTCAGGTATGCTGATGCCGACAACGAACGTTATCGATACGTATGTGTATCGTGCATTGCTGAAAAATGGCGACATCGGAATGTCATCTGCAGCTGGCCTATATCAATCTGTTGTCGGATTCGTATTAGTGCTCGTATCTAATGTCGTGGTAAGAAAACTGAATCGGGAAAACGCCTTATTCTAA
- a CDS encoding carbohydrate ABC transporter permease: protein MKTNNLEQWLIHILFILITCACLIPLILLFTASITDEQSIIQHGYSLFPTKISWEAYDFLLRDSNTILHAYGVSILVTVIGTVISLIITALLAYPISRSEMPYRNFLSFFVFFTMLFNGGLVPTYLVYTYIFDIKNSLLALIIPSLLLNAFYVILMRTFFATSIPAPVIESAYIDGAGEFKIFYKIILPLSLPVLASVGLFQTIAYWNDWFNGLIYITDSKYYSIQNLLNRILLDIQYLKNSAADSGQVGELAAIPSESVRMAIAVMGVIPILVAYPFFQKYFVKGLTVGAVKG from the coding sequence ATGAAAACAAACAACCTGGAGCAGTGGCTCATCCATATTTTATTTATCTTGATTACATGTGCTTGTCTAATCCCGCTTATACTATTGTTTACGGCGTCCATTACGGATGAACAATCCATCATTCAACACGGGTATTCCCTATTCCCAACCAAGATCAGTTGGGAGGCTTACGACTTTTTGTTAAGGGACTCGAACACCATTTTACATGCGTATGGGGTGTCAATTCTGGTTACGGTCATCGGAACTGTTATAAGTCTTATCATCACGGCCTTATTAGCTTATCCCATTTCGAGAAGTGAAATGCCGTATCGTAACTTTTTATCCTTTTTCGTTTTCTTCACGATGTTGTTTAACGGCGGCTTAGTGCCAACTTATTTAGTCTATACGTATATCTTCGATATAAAGAATTCGTTATTAGCTTTAATCATTCCTAGCTTACTGCTCAACGCATTCTATGTCATTCTGATGCGAACCTTTTTCGCAACATCCATTCCAGCGCCGGTTATTGAATCCGCTTATATTGATGGAGCAGGAGAGTTCAAAATATTTTACAAGATTATTCTCCCTCTTTCTTTACCTGTGCTTGCCTCAGTAGGTCTATTTCAAACAATTGCTTACTGGAATGATTGGTTCAATGGTTTGATTTATATCACAGATAGCAAATATTATAGCATTCAAAATTTGCTGAACCGCATTCTGCTCGATATTCAATATTTGAAAAACTCAGCAGCCGATTCTGGTCAAGTAGGCGAGCTTGCTGCGATACCCAGTGAAAGTGTTCGTATGGCTATTGCGGTTATGGGAGTCATCCCTATTCTTGTGGCGTATCCGTTTTTCCAAAAGTACTTCGTTAAAGGACTTACGGTTGGTGCTGTAAAAGGATAA
- a CDS encoding ABC transporter substrate-binding protein — MSLIKKSKWAVVLVLATSMVVAGCSKTSDPVKDQGAKPTVNESQLPPYEVSLVFRGSSQKDLKEVEQAMSKITKEKMNATVKLVSIDSAAWDQQSTLMLASNEKVDLIYTRAQTYSSQISKGQLLSLDDLLKKAGPDILKAVDPQIMAATKVNGKTYGVPSVRDFASFASLVMRKDILDKYKIDATKIKSLDDLESAFKTIKEGEPNMTLLGPLLPGTSIMEYYMLGSMDDLGNGLGVMPNLDELKVVNWYETSQYAEALKRVRKWYQAGYISKDAATSKESGYDLVKANKGFGLIVKGKPGIESQASELSGQPMVSVDLTPAISTTRSVTGTMLSIAKNSENPERAMMLLNLLYSDKQLINLLAWGIEGKHYVKKSENSIDYPSGVTATNSGYNLRQGWMFGNQLLNYLWSTEDPEIWNKMAKFNKEAKKSKALGFTFNVDPVKTETAASTNVINQYKIGLETGTIDPEINLPKFIAALKAAGIDKIVAEKQTQLDEWAKSNK; from the coding sequence ATGAGTTTGATAAAAAAATCCAAATGGGCAGTCGTGTTGGTGTTAGCCACAAGCATGGTTGTAGCAGGTTGTTCCAAGACATCAGATCCTGTCAAAGATCAAGGGGCCAAGCCAACAGTGAATGAAAGTCAACTGCCTCCATATGAAGTATCACTCGTATTTAGAGGCTCTAGTCAGAAAGATTTAAAAGAAGTAGAGCAAGCGATGAGCAAAATTACGAAGGAAAAAATGAATGCAACGGTAAAACTGGTTTCCATTGATTCAGCCGCTTGGGATCAACAATCAACACTGATGTTAGCGAGTAATGAAAAGGTAGACTTAATTTATACTCGTGCTCAAACGTATAGCTCACAAATTTCCAAGGGCCAACTTCTCTCCCTCGACGATTTACTGAAAAAGGCAGGGCCAGATATTCTTAAGGCTGTTGATCCGCAAATTATGGCTGCCACAAAGGTTAATGGCAAAACATATGGTGTTCCTAGTGTTAGGGATTTTGCTTCTTTTGCCAGTCTTGTTATGCGAAAGGATATTTTGGATAAATATAAAATTGATGCAACGAAAATTAAAAGCTTAGACGATTTAGAGTCTGCCTTCAAAACAATAAAAGAAGGCGAACCTAACATGACACTCTTAGGACCACTCCTGCCGGGAACGTCAATCATGGAGTACTATATGTTAGGTTCCATGGATGACTTAGGCAATGGTTTGGGTGTCATGCCAAATCTGGATGAACTCAAAGTGGTGAATTGGTATGAAACATCACAGTACGCCGAAGCTCTGAAAAGAGTAAGAAAATGGTACCAAGCAGGATACATTTCCAAAGATGCGGCAACAAGTAAAGAGAGCGGATATGATCTAGTCAAGGCGAACAAAGGATTTGGCCTCATTGTTAAAGGTAAACCGGGCATCGAATCGCAAGCTAGCGAACTTTCTGGCCAACCAATGGTCAGTGTAGATTTGACTCCCGCTATTTCTACAACCCGTAGTGTAACTGGTACGATGCTTTCCATTGCTAAGAATTCGGAAAATCCAGAGCGGGCGATGATGTTACTGAACTTATTGTATTCCGATAAACAACTGATTAATCTGTTAGCTTGGGGAATTGAAGGCAAGCACTATGTCAAAAAATCCGAGAATTCTATCGATTATCCGTCTGGAGTTACGGCAACGAATAGTGGTTATAATCTAAGACAGGGTTGGATGTTCGGAAACCAATTACTCAACTATTTATGGTCAACTGAAGATCCAGAAATTTGGAACAAAATGGCCAAATTTAACAAAGAGGCTAAGAAATCCAAAGCATTAGGCTTTACTTTCAATGTAGATCCAGTAAAAACAGAGACAGCCGCTTCGACGAATGTTATCAATCAGTACAAGATTGGTTTAGAGACAGGTACGATCGACCCTGAAATCAACTTGCCGAAGTTCATTGCGGCGCTGAAAGCTGCTGGGATTGATAAGATCGTTGCTGAAAAGCAAACGCAATTGGACGAATGGGCTAAAAGTAATAAATAG
- a CDS encoding NAD-dependent malic enzyme, protein MAYNSIILRLELIHDQLTFGDVASTISRSGGDIVSIDVIRHSQESSVRDITVQVADTAEKQVIDSIKSLDGVQLINVSDRVFLVHLGGKISIQPNLPIKNRDDLSRVYTPGVARVCMAIHEQKDKAYSLTIKRNTVAVVTDGTAVLGLGDIGPHAAAPVMEGKAMLFKQLAGVDAFPICLDTKDTDELVSIIKAMSPIFGGINLEDISSPRCFEIEQRLSEELDIPVFHDDQHGTAIVVIAGLLNALKVVGKRIEHIRIVVNGIGAAGVSICKMLLAAGVKRLVPVDKEGAIVRGGSYPDHAMWQWLAQQPQVENQSGNLQEVLRGADVFIGVSRGGVLNANDVQTMSSDRIVFAMANPNPEIDPEEALPHVRVFATGRSDYPNQINNVLVFPGIFRGALDCRARTINEPMKLAASRAIASVVSERVNEQYIIPSIFNEQVVARVRNSVIEAAILTGTARRIPPDFR, encoded by the coding sequence TTGGCGTATAACAGTATTATTCTACGGCTTGAACTCATCCACGATCAGCTGACTTTTGGTGATGTAGCTTCCACGATCAGTCGATCAGGCGGAGATATCGTCTCCATCGACGTCATTCGTCACAGTCAAGAATCCTCCGTACGAGATATCACTGTACAAGTAGCTGATACGGCCGAGAAGCAGGTCATTGATTCCATAAAGTCATTGGATGGTGTTCAATTAATTAACGTATCCGACCGGGTATTCCTCGTGCACTTGGGAGGCAAAATTTCAATTCAGCCTAATCTTCCTATTAAGAATAGGGATGATTTATCTAGAGTATATACGCCTGGCGTAGCACGCGTTTGTATGGCCATTCATGAACAAAAAGATAAAGCATATTCATTGACCATAAAGAGAAATACCGTTGCAGTCGTGACAGATGGCACGGCTGTCTTAGGGCTAGGTGATATTGGACCTCATGCGGCAGCACCCGTAATGGAAGGAAAAGCTATGCTGTTCAAGCAGTTAGCAGGAGTCGATGCCTTCCCTATTTGCTTGGACACCAAAGACACCGATGAGCTTGTCAGTATCATCAAGGCAATGAGTCCGATATTTGGCGGAATCAACTTGGAGGACATCAGCTCGCCACGATGCTTTGAAATTGAACAGCGGCTATCGGAGGAATTGGATATCCCAGTCTTTCATGACGACCAGCACGGAACGGCTATTGTCGTCATAGCTGGACTATTGAATGCCTTGAAGGTTGTTGGCAAACGGATTGAGCATATTCGAATTGTCGTCAATGGCATCGGTGCAGCGGGAGTTTCTATTTGCAAGATGCTCTTAGCGGCAGGAGTTAAGCGGTTAGTCCCGGTTGATAAAGAGGGAGCCATAGTGAGAGGAGGCAGCTATCCAGATCATGCCATGTGGCAATGGTTGGCGCAACAACCACAAGTTGAGAATCAGAGTGGGAATTTACAAGAGGTTCTTCGCGGAGCAGATGTATTTATTGGCGTATCACGAGGCGGAGTTTTGAATGCTAACGACGTACAGACCATGTCGTCCGACCGAATTGTGTTTGCAATGGCCAATCCTAATCCTGAGATAGATCCGGAAGAAGCACTCCCTCATGTTCGTGTATTTGCAACCGGGCGGAGCGATTATCCTAATCAAATTAACAATGTATTGGTGTTTCCGGGGATTTTTAGAGGGGCTCTGGATTGTCGTGCACGAACAATTAATGAGCCGATGAAGCTAGCTGCTTCAAGAGCTATAGCATCTGTCGTATCCGAACGTGTGAATGAACAGTATATCATTCCTAGCATTTTTAACGAACAAGTTGTTGCTAGAGTAAGAAATTCTGTGATTGAAGCTGCGATATTGACAGGGACAGCTCGGCGGATTCCCCCCGATTTCAGATAA
- a CDS encoding sugar phosphate isomerase/epimerase family protein has protein sequence MSMNVAINVFSVNKQLNEDYFGTLEGLARIGYRYVELIATDMSKKRFSDTITAKELKKKLANLNLTPIASHEGLAPGLKLEDLNWEFIIPYNVEVGIQRIVLPSLRITSREEALRMAEKLNIIGTKCHNEGIQFYIHNHALEFKPEGESTLFHLLLDHTDPKYLKVELDLAWVLRGNCDPIHLLNQLGERCDLVHQRDINKHLNYPLNIFEELTEVDYKLAYHEVHMKYRKPDMFVDLGAGSFDFERVYGKIQELGYVKYTIVESDGDREDKYRSLENDLKLLKQYVGDEARY, from the coding sequence ATGAGTATGAATGTAGCAATTAACGTATTTTCAGTAAATAAACAATTAAATGAAGATTACTTCGGCACCTTAGAGGGGTTAGCTCGAATCGGATACAGGTATGTGGAATTAATCGCTACGGATATGTCGAAAAAACGGTTCAGTGATACGATTACGGCTAAAGAACTTAAGAAGAAGCTGGCTAATTTGAATTTGACACCGATTGCTAGCCATGAAGGACTTGCTCCAGGTTTGAAGCTAGAAGACTTAAATTGGGAGTTTATCATTCCATACAATGTGGAAGTGGGTATCCAAAGAATTGTGCTTCCTTCTCTTCGAATAACAAGCCGTGAAGAAGCATTAAGAATGGCAGAGAAGTTAAACATAATTGGAACAAAATGTCATAATGAAGGGATTCAATTCTATATTCACAATCATGCTCTTGAGTTTAAGCCAGAAGGTGAAAGCACACTGTTTCATTTGTTGCTAGATCATACAGATCCAAAGTATTTGAAAGTAGAACTAGACTTGGCCTGGGTATTACGGGGAAATTGTGATCCGATTCATCTGCTGAATCAGTTAGGAGAACGGTGTGATCTTGTTCACCAACGAGACATCAACAAACACCTGAACTATCCTTTAAACATTTTTGAAGAACTAACTGAAGTGGATTACAAGTTAGCTTATCATGAGGTTCATATGAAATACAGGAAGCCTGATATGTTCGTAGACTTGGGCGCCGGATCTTTCGATTTCGAACGTGTCTATGGCAAAATCCAAGAACTTGGATATGTCAAATATACTATCGTAGAAAGTGATGGCGATCGAGAAGATAAATATAGAAGTCTGGAAAATGATTTAAAGCTATTGAAACAATATGTTGGTGACGAAGCGAGATACTAG